DNA sequence from the Terriglobales bacterium genome:
CACGCGGTTACGGGTCTCGCTCATCTTTGTATACGGATTGACGTACCCCGCGGTTCCCGTAGAAACACGCTTGAGCGGCAGCACGTGGCCGTTGTCGCGCACCAGGGTAACGGCCGAATCTGCAATCCTCTGTCCGTAGACCACATTGCCGGGCTGGCCTACCAGCTCGGCCACTTTGTCCAAGTCCACCAGCCGCGCCTTGTTCAACCCCAGCGACGCCTTCGCGCGCAACACTTTCAGCACCGAGGTATTGAGCTGCGATTCTGCAATCTCACCGCTCTTCACCGCTTGCAGCAATGCCTTGTACGCCCCGTCCAAATCGCCGGGAATCAGTACGATGTCGTTGCCTGCCTTCATGGTCGCCACCGCCGCGGCCCCCGATGGGTTCGGGGTGTGGGCATAAATGCGCATCAGCGCATTCATATCGAGCGCATCCGTAACCACCAGCCCGCGGAATCCCATCTTTTTCTTCAACAGGTCGGTGACGACCGCCGACGATGTGGTCGCCACCTTGTTCGGGTCCGGCTCCAGCGCCGGTACGGTGACGTGCGCGACCATGATGGCATCCACGCCCGCTTTTATGGCTTCCTCGAACGGCGGCAGCTCAACCTTGTCCAGGCGCGCGATGTCTCCATTCACGGTTGCCAGGCCCAGGTGGGAGTCCGTCGCCGTGTCTCCGTGGCCGGGAAAATGCTTGGCCGTGACCAGCATGCCGGCTTCGTGCGCGCCCCGAATATAGGCTGCGGCCATCGCGCCTACCTGTTGCGGGTCTTCGCCGAAGGAGCGGGTGTTGATGATCGGATTCACCGGGTTGGAGTTGACGTCAGTGTCGGGAAACCAGTTCCAGTGCACGCCCACGGCGCGCGCTTCTATGCCCGTGATCCGGCCTGCAGACTCGGAATCGGCCACGTTGCCGTCGGCGCCAAACGCCATGGCATGCGGAAATACGGTTACGCCTTGCAGCCGCATGGAGAGGCCGCGCTCGAAGTCGGCTCCGATCAAAAGCGGCAGCTCCGATTCCCGCTGCAACTGGTTGGTCATGACCGCGGCTTCGTAGGGCTGGCTGCGCAGCAGGAACGGTCCATCGGTCGGCACGGTTAGACCGAAACCGCCAAGATGATATTTGCGCGTGATGTCACGCAGGCGAAGGAACTCGGCGCTGTTGACGTTGAGAAACTCGGCGCGTGACCATACCATCAGCACTTGCCCGACCTTCTCTTCCAGCGTCAGCTTCTTCAGCGTCTTTTGCGCCCACTTTTCGCCTTCGCGGTCAAGCCGTACCGGTCCGTAAACCTGGAACTTCGCCTTCCGATCCTTATCTTTTGCCACCGCACTGCTCGCCAAACACGCAAAAAGCGCTAGGATCCCTGCCGCCCGGTTGAACATAAGCGCAGCCTACCACACAGTTTGCGGGCCTCAGCCGTCCCTAGTCGGCTGCCAGCGTTGCTCTTCCCTGTTCCTGCATCCCGATTCCTTACCCGGCAACTCCTTCCTGATTCCGGGTTTAAGTAAGGGCTCTTAGTGCGCTTCGGCCCTCAAGGTGAGACAATAGTCCGAACCGTTTTCAGCTTCTACAGGTGGCCTGAAAACGCCCGCAGCAATTGGGGGTTGCCGGGCGTCTAAACGTTAGTAGCGGGTGCCCACGGCTCGCGGGGAATTGTTCGCTTTCAATGGCACTGACTTTAATTCCACTCAACGAACGTCCGGCGCCGCCGGCTGACGCACCTCTGGATTTAATTCAGCCCAGTTTGCCGTTCGAACCTAACCGCAAGCCCGCCGGCCCCCTGGAAGCGCCGCATCTTCTGATCCAACTCCAGGACGACTTGGCGCGCTCGCGCCTGCGCGAAGCCTTCTGGATTTCCGTGGTGGCTCACCTGCTGGTGATCATTACCATTGCCGCCGCGCCCAAGTACTTCCCTTTTCATCGCATGATCGCGGTGCGCTCGGCCGACGATTTATTGCGCGACCGCCAAGCCACCTTTATCGAGCTTCCGGCGGACGAACAGAAAGTCACGGCCCGGCCGAATTCGAAGTTTCTTTCTGACAAGGACCGCATTGCCACCTCGCGCGCCCCCCAGATTGACCGCAAGACGCTGGAGGAGTTGCGCGCCGCCCGCCGCCCCGGACCGCCGCAGCCGCCCGGCGCGCCGGCACAGCAGCCCGCGATGGCGCAAGCCGCTCCACCGGCGCAGCAGAACACTACTCCCGGGCCTGCTCCCGCCCAGCCTGCGCCCAACGATACTGCGCAGCTCCGTACGCCTCCGTTGAGCGCGAAACAGGCTTTCGGCGCCGCCATGTCACCGGGCTCCGCGATTGAAAGCGCTGCCCGCAGCGCGGCCGCTTCTCGCGGCGGATACGGGGGCGCTGGCGGTGATTACGGCAGCTCTCTTCCCACTGGCGGCGGGATCAAGAGCAACATGGACATCCTCAGCGACACCATGGGCGTGGATTTTGGTCCTTACCTGTCGCGTGTCCTCCACGATGTACGCCTGAACTGGTACCAACTGATCCCGGAGATCGCCCGCGCGCCACTGATGAAAAAAGGAAGGGTCGCGATCGAGTTCGCGATCATGAAAGATGGCTCGGTGGCCGGCATGCGCCTGGTCGATCCGTCGGGCGATGTCTCGCTGGACCGCGCGGCCTGGGGCGGAATCACCGCTTCCAATCCTTTCCCGCCGCTGCCTGGCGAGTTTCGAGGTCAGTACCTCGCGCTCCGTTTTCGATTCTTTTACAACCCCGGCAAGCACGACTTGGAATAAGCTTGTGGCACGTGTCGCCGACGCGTTGCACGCCGCCAAGCCGCTGATTTCGTGGTACGCTCTGATTTTTTTCCAACGCGCTCCGTGTTTTCCACAGAGCAGTGGAAAACTCTGTGAAAATCGGGGCCCGTTTTATCGCCAAACTCGGCAATCACCGCATGTTCAGCAACTTGCACATCTCAGATTGAAGAGCCGCTTCTGCCATGACGGCGCAACTTCGCACGATTGCACCACAACCTATGCAAATTTGGACGCTGGATTTGTCGCATCCAACATTCGCGCCGCAACTCTGCGCTTGACTTGTGGAAAATAGAATCCATAATCCCCACACATTCCCTCAGTCTATATTTTGGAGCTCGGGGTATCGCTCCATCTAGAGCGCTATGGAGCCAATGTGACCAGCAAGGCGCGGTTCGCCAAACGTCAGCACCACATTTTATGCATCGACGACTACGCTCCGGGGCTTGAGGTTCGCACCGCGCTTCTGGAAAAGTGGGGCTATTCCGTCTCGACCGCCGGAAGCGCGGAAGACGGTCTTGCCGCCTTACGCCAACGCGATGTCGATCTCATCATCTTGGATTACTGCCTGCCTGGCATGAATGGCGGCGAGTTGCTGAAGATCGTCAAGGCTGATTGGCCCAGCGTCCGTGTTGTTCTGCTCTCCGGCTATCCCCGGATTTCCCACAAGGTGAGGACCTCAGCGGACGCGTTTCTGCGCAAAGGCGATCCCAACGAATACCTCCGCTCGGTGCTCGCAAGCTTGCTCGAAACCGGAACCCGCCGGATGGTCACTCGCAGTATGGAGCAAACCCGCAAGCTGGTTGCCCGGGCGAGCACGGCCTTGCGCAGAAACCAAAAGTCTGCGGGCTAGAACGGCCCATCACGCTGATGACCTCCGCTCGTCATTCTTCATTCTGAATTCGTCATTCTGAATTCTTAATTCCGCCTTTGTTTCTCCGCGTCCTCTGGGTCTTCTGTGGTTAGGGCCGGTGCTCGTGCCGGTTAGGCAGGCCGAGGCGTGCCGCCGTCTCGCCTTCAAAGTCGAACTCGATCAGGATGGCCGGTTCATTGCCGAGGACACGACCGTCATGGCCGGGTTCGATGTTAATCACCTGCGGCGCAACGTAGTCGCGCACGCAGCCATCGGGAAACTCAATGCGGATTTGTCCGCGCGCCAGGAACCCGACATGAGCGTGAGCGCAGGTCTCGGTTCCGACCAGCGGCTTGATATCGCGCGCCCAGTGGAACCCTGGCGGATAAACCGATCGTTTGACCCGGGCATTTCCGGTGCGCACGATGTCGAGGTGCACTCCTCCCAGTTCGCGGTGCTCGGCGCCTGGAATCCTGGCCATCAGGGAATCGGTTGCTGTCATGAGCGCACCTCCGAGTGAATCGGAAAAGAATACACGCGAATCTTTCCATTATTTTCGCAATTCGTAAGTCGCTACAATGAGCCCGTGGCTGACGATCCCAAGTCCCGCATCCTGCGCGCCGAAACCATCGGCTTGATCGTCATTGCCGTGGTGCTTGCCTTGATGATCCTGGCGCGGTGGGGCGGCAAGATTCCCTGGAGCGCGCGCTGAATGGAGCCGCTGCTGGTCGCCATCCTCGGCCCCACGGGCAGCGGCAAGACTGCGCTCTCGCTGATCATCGCCGCACGCTTCGGCGGGGAGATCGTCAACTGCGATTCGGTCGCCATTTATCGCGGCTTCAACATCGGCAGCGCCAAGCCATCGGCGGAGGAACGCGCCCGCGCGCCACATCATCTGCTGGACATCGTCGACGCCAACCACTACATGACGGCCGGCGATTACGCCCGCCGTGCCCGCGGCGTGCTCAACGAAATCAAGACTCGCGGAAAACTTCCGATCGTCGTCGGGGGAACCGGCTTGTATCTGCGAGCGCTGCTCGAAGGCCTCTTTCCCGGCCCCGAGCGCTCCGAGGAGTTGCGCGAACGCCTGCGCGCGCGGCAGCAACAGCGCGGCGCCCAGTGGCTGCACCGGATCCTGCAGCGGCTGGATGCGCAGGCGGCGGGCAATATCCACGCCCATGACACGCCCAAGGTCATCCGCGCCATCGAGGTCTGCCTGGCCTCACGTCAGCGCATGACGGAACTGTGGCAGAAGGGTCGCGACCCGCTGCGGGGATTCCGCATCCTCCGTCTCGGCCTCAATCCCGATCGCAATACCCTCTACACGCGCATCAATGACCGCGCCCGCCGTATGTTCGACAACGGCCTGGCCGAGGAAACCGGGCTTTTGCTGGAGAAGTGTCCGGACGCCTGGGCGCTTTCATCGCTCGGCTACAAGCAGGCAGCGCAATACCTGCGCGGCGAAATTGACTTGAAGCTGGCGATCTGGGCGGCGCAGCAGGCACACCGCAACTACGCCAAACGGCAGATGACATGGTTCCGCCGCGAGCCGGAGGTTCGCTGGCTGGCGGGCTTTGGCGACGATCCGGAGGTCCAGCAGCAGGCGATCAGCGAGGTAGAGAAGAATCTGTGATCGGTCCGAGCTGGGCGCGCTCGGCGTGGGAGCGAATCGCGGCCAGGATCTCCAGCGCCGCCGCCAATGCCCGGCGTCCATCTTCCAGCGATACCAAGGGAGGCGTACGCCGCCGCACCGCATCGAGGAAGGAGTGCAACTCCGCCTGGAGCGGCTCCCCCGGAAGGACCTTGGGCTTGTCGATCTTGAACTGCGGCGGAATTCCGATGGCTTCCTTGGCGCGCGCAGTTAGGGCGCGCTGCACCGCCTGGAAGTTGAAGACCCCGCTGCGCGACTCTCTCGCCGCGCCCGCAGCTTCGCTTCCTTGCGGATCCACGCTGATTACCAGCACATCCTGGCGCGAGTAATCCACCGAGACATACTGTTGCGGCTGGAAAAAACGCAGCTTGCGTACTCGCTCCGTGCTGACGCGGCTGGCGGTAAAGTTGGCGACGCAGCCGTTCTCGAATTCCAGGCGCACATTGGCGATGTCAACTTTCTCCGACAGAATCGGCAATCCCACCGCGCGCACCTCCTTCAGCGGCGAATTGACGAAGGAAAGCACGATGTCGAGATCGTGGATCATCAGGTCGAGGACAACGTCCACGTCGAGCGCGCGCGGGCCAAACGGGCTGAGCCGGTGGACCTCGAAAAACATCGGCCGCGTGACCAGGGGCGCAGTCGCGCGCACCGCCGGGTTGAACCGCTCCAGGTGACCAACCTGCACGATGCGCTGGGAGCCGCGCGCGGTGTGGAGCAGGTCGTCAGCTTCCGTGAGCGAGGTGCAGAGCGGCTTCTCGATGAGCACGTCCACGCCGCCTTCGAGCAGCGCCTTCGCCACCTCGCAATGATGAATCGTGGGGACCGCGAGGGAAGCCGCGTCTATCTGCGCCGTGTCGAGGAGTTCGCCGACGGAACGAAAGGCGTGCGCGCCAAACTGTGCGGCCAGCGATTGCGCGCGCGCAGCATCGCTATCCACGATTGCGACCAGCTCAACCGCGTCGCCACGCTTCTGCAATTCGTGATACACGCGCGCGTGATTGCGGCCGAAGGATCCGGCGCCGACCACTGCTACCGTGAGCCGTTGCTGTGAACCTTGTGCGGGCATTGTGCTGACAAAGGGCCGGTTCTCGTCCTACTGTATCGCCTTCTTCAGCAAGGCCATCTGCCCGGCGTGATAGAGGTGGTGCTGCACCACGCCATACAGCATGAGCGAGTTGCTGTAGTTCTTTCCCGGCACCGGCACCCCGAGCTCGTCATTGCTCATGGACTTGAGCTTGGCCATCAGCTCTTGCTGGGCTTGGCGGAAGGACGCCACTGCAGCCTGCCAGGAGGCCTCGCTTGCATCGCTCGGCGGAGGCGGCCAGTCGTCGGCTCCCTGGAGTTCCACGGTCTCGCCTCCGAGCCGCCGCATGACGGCGCGCGTCCAGGCGGTAACGTGGTTCAAAATCTCCCACAAGCTGTGCGCTGCCGGAATCGGATGCGCCGACGCCGTTTGCGCGTCCACTCCGTTGAGGATCTCCATCACCGCGGGCCCGTGCCACGCCTCACCATCGACGGCGCGGCGCAGTTGTTCAGCGATTCGCACGATTTCTGCAGCCACGGTTCCCTCTCAATCCGCGAGCACGCAAATCCCGGCCGCATCGGCGGCCTCAATGACGCGCTCGCCATCCATCAGCAGGCACTTTCCGGCGTCGACAGCCAGGCAGGTAGCGCCCGCCTCGCGCATGGTCGCAATGGTTTTTACGCCCACGACCGGCACGTCGAAACGCATGTCCTGTCCGGGTTTCGCCACTTTCACGACGGTCAAGTTCCGGCTCAGGGTGGAAGCGTCGCCCTCGATGGCGCGCATGATCTCAGCCGCGCGCAGGATGGTGGCGTCCGTGCCTTCCATGGCCTCGACTGCGACGCAGGCGGCGCCGGCGATCACCACCGTCTGACCGATGTCGTACTCGGACAGGTGACGACCGACGCGCCGGCCGTATTCGATGTCCGTGCGCTGCGTTTCGCTGGGAGCGCGGCGCGTCAACACGCCGGCGCGGGCCAGCAGCGGCTCCAGCAGTTCGGTGGAATTCATCAATGTGATGCCTTCATCGTTGAGCACTTTTGCGACCGCGCCAATCAGCGAATCGGTATTGCGCGTGGTAAGGGAAAGCAGCAGCTTGGCCAGCCGCCAGTCGGGGCGGATGCTGGAAAAAATCTGCTTGTGCTTCACCTGCCCGGCCATGATCGCGCGCCGCACACCTTCACGCTTCAGGATTTCGATCAGTTTGGAGAGTTCTCCGAGCGAGAGCCAGTGCACGGAAGCCGCCCCGTGCTCCTCGATTTCCGGCGCCGTCTCCTCGCGAATGGCCGCCACCACTACGTCGAGGCCGCGTGTGCGCGCGGCCTCGAGCACCAGCAGGGGAAAGCTGCCGTTGCCGGCGATCAACCCAATTTTTTCCGCTGCCATGGGACGCCCAGTGTACTCGCGGGCCACTCGCATCGGGAAGTCTGCTTCTAAACCAGTGAACCGGCTGCTGACAACAAATAGGCCGGCTTGGGGCCCTTAGGTGTTGGAAATCGATCCCGGGTACTTGCTGCAAACCACCCTCTCGCTCGGAACCGGCTTTGTCCTGGGATTCCGGGCTTACTCCAGCGTCATACAGGAAACGCAGGCAATCGCGACCGAGGCGCTGCAATTCACGCTGCCGAAGCTCGGCGTCGGGCTGGACGGCTTCCGTGTGGCGCAGATCAGCGACCTGCACTTCGGTCCCTATACCGGCGAGTTCGAGATTCGAGCCGCCATCGCGGCCACCCGCGCGGCTCGTCCCGACCTGATCGTGCTCACCGGGGACTTCGTTACCGCGACCTGGATTTTCAACTATGGACATCGTCCCGTCGACAAGATCGTGCCCTGCGCCGAGTTGCTGCGCGAACTGCGGGCGCCTTATGGGGTCTATGCCATCCTGGGCAATCACGATTGGGGCACCAACCCCGATGTGATTGCCGGCACGTTGACCGAGGCGGGAATCCGCGTGCTGCGCAATCAGGCGGTTCCCATCGAGCGGGGCGGGGCTCGCTTCTGGCTTGCGGGCACTGATTCGGCGCTGGCGGGCGCCGCCGATCTGAATCGATCTTTGGCCGGCATTCCCACTGCTGAGCCAATTCTTCTGCTCGCGCATGAGCCCGACTTCGCCGACCAGGCCGCGCGCTTCCCCATCGATATCCAGCTTTCCGGGCACTCGCACGGGGGGCAGATCGTCATTCCCGGGGTTCGCGGATACCTGCCGCCGATGGGACGCAAGTATCCGCGCGGCATGTACACCGTCGGCAATATGAAGCTCTATTGCAATCGGGGTATCGGGGTCTCCGGTGCGCCCGTCAGGTTCGGCGCGACACCGGAGGTGACCGTAGTGGAGTTGAACAGCGCCGCATAAAAAGTCGGCAGGCCCGTACCCGCGCCAGCCCTTGTTATCGGTTCCGTGTACCTCGCATTTCATCACTGCATCGAAAAACGTGCGCGCCCGCGGTGAACCATTTACCCTAGGCGGTTCGGCTGTTCGGGCAAATGATTTCTGGGTAGCGGGGCCGCCGGAAGGGCGTAAGGGCCGGCGGTTGAGCGTTTTTTCGGTGCGCCTCGGTACCGGGCTCCGCACCAAAGCATCTGTAAAAGGGCTGTTGCAGCAGCACATCGGAAAGAAAGAGGAAGACCGTTGAGCGGTGATCTCTGTCCTGTCACTCATCATCGCCCGCAAGGGTTGGTAATCTTCAGAACGCGAACCTGGAAACCTTTCTTGGCATGCGGAATGCTCGCTTTCGCCCTGTGCAGCATTACCGCCATGGCGCAGGGCCTGCCGGGCATATCATTTCCAACCGCTCCCGCCTCGCAAACTCCGGCGGCGACCACACAGCCGTCAAGCACAACGCAGACGCAGAACCCGTTGTTCGGCAGCGTTCCGACCGGCCAGGCCACGGCGGAGGTGCTACCGCTCGGCGCGCTCGACGCAATTGATCGCGGTCTCAAGTACAACCTGGCGCTCATTCTTTCTGAGCAGGCGACCACGGCGGCGCGCGGCGCTCGTTACAAAGCGCTTGCTGACGTGCTGCCCACGCTGACCGGACGCGTCGGCGAATCGATCCAGCAAATTAACCTGGCGGCATTCGGCATTCCCGCGCCGGCCAGCACCGGCCCCATCATCGGGCCATTCGCGGTTTTTGACGCCCGCGTTCTTGCCAGCGGCGCCTTCTTCGACGCGCATGCGCTCAACCTGGTCCGGGCGCGCGGCGAGGACATCAACGCAGCCCAGCTCGACATGCAGAACGTGCGCGACCTGATCGTGCTGGTCGTTGGCGGCACCTACATGCAGGCGCTAGCGGGGGAGGCCCGCATCGTGGCCGTTGAAGCCCAGCTGAATACAGCGCAGGCGCTCTACCAGCTGGCGCTCGACATGAAGAAGGCAGGCATGGCGCCGGGCATCGACGTGCTCCGCTCGCAAGTGGAAATGCAGGTACAGCAGCAGCGGCTGCTGGCGGCGCGAAATGATTTCGCAAAGCAGAAGCTGGGCCTGGCGCGGATCATCGGGCTGCCCACGGGCCAGGAGTTCACGCTGACCGAAAAAATTCCGGTGACGCCGACGGCCCCGCTCACCCTCGACCAGGCGATCGAGCGGGCTTACCGTGATCGGCCCGACTATCGCCGCGCGCAATCGCAAGTGCGCGCCGCTGAATTCAACCGCAAGGCGGCCATCGGTGAGATGCTGCCCAACGGACGCTTCAATGCCGACTGGGGCACGATCGGCCCGCGTCCCAGCCAGAGCCACCCGACCTATACCACGGCCGCCGCCATCAATATTCCGATCTTCCAGGGCGGCAAGGTGCGGGGCGACGTGATGCAGGCTGACGCGCTGCTGCACCAGCGCCAGGCTTCCCTGTCCGACCTGCGCGGGCAGATCGAGTTTGAGGTCCGCACCTCTTTCCTCGACCTGCAATCGACAGCTGAGCAGGTGAAGGTGGCACAAAGCTCGGTGCAGTTGGCGCAAGAGGCATTGGCACAATCGCGCGATCGTTTCCGCGCCGGGGTGGCCAACACCGTCGAAGTGGTGCAGTCGCAGGAAGCCGTCGCCGCGACCGACGAGAACTACATCAACAGCAGCTTCGCGTATAACGTGGCCAAGCTGAGCCTGGCACGGTCGCTCGGAATCGCGGAGCGCGCGGTCAAGGATTTCCTGGGAGGAAAGCAATAGTGGCGGACTCGAACGAGGAGTCAAGAAACCATCAGCTCGCGGTGGAAGAAGCGCGCGAGCCGTTTCCGGAGGAGGCGGAAGAACCGTCCGCGCGCCGGCGCGCCCGCTCTTATTTCCAGCAGCATCCGGCGGCCAAGTGGGTGCTGCTGCTTTTTTTCGCCGCCCTCGTCATCGGCGGCATCCTCATCTGGCGTTATTACGCGGCCCGTGAATCCACCGACGACGCGCAGGTGGACGCGCACATTGCGCCGATCAGCGCGCGCGTCGGCGGTACGGTCATCAAAGTCAGCGTCGATGACAACATGCGAGTGAAAACGGGAGACGTGCTGGTCCAGTTGGATCCCAAGGACTACCAGGTAGCGGTGGCGCAGGCCAAAGCCAATCTCGCCGACGCGATAGCGGGTCATCGCGCCGCGCAAACGGCGATTCCGATCACCCACACCAGTACGAGCAGTTCGCTCGACATGGCGCACGCGAACCTGGGCGCGTCGGAGAAGGAAGTGAATGCGGCGCAGGCACGATTGCGCGAAGCCGAAGCCAACTACACCAAAGCGGCCCAGGACCTCGAGCGCATGCGGCAACTGGTGGCCAAGGACGAGGTCTCGCGCCAGCAATACGACACCGCCGTCGCCGCCGAGCAATCAGCGCGCGCGACCGTGGATGCCGCGCGGGCCGCTGTCGCCTCCGCCGTCAGCCATGTGACCCAGGCCCAGGCACAGGTGCGCGGAGCGCAGACCGCGCCACAACAAGTGGCGGTGACGGAGGCGCGTGCCGGCGCCGCCGGCGCCAACGTCGAGCAACGACAGGCGCAAGTCGACCAGGCGCTGCTCAACCTGGAGTACACCACGATCAAGGCCCCCGTGGATGGCATTGTCAGCAAGCGCAATGTCGAGCCGGGCCAGGTGGTGCAGCCGGGACAGCCGCTCACGTCCATAGTCAATATCGGCGATGTCTGGGTCACAGCGAATTACAAGGAAACGCAGCTGGAGAAAATGAGGGTCGGCCAGAAGGCCACGATCCACGTTGACGCTTTTAATCGCGACTACCAGGGCCACGTCGATTCGATTGGCGGCGGCACGGGAGCGCGCTTCAGCCTGCTGCCCCCGGAGAACGCCACCGGCAACTACGTCAAGGTGGTGCAGCGCATTCCGGTGAAGATCGTCTTCGAGTCCGGCCAGGATTTGAGCGGACTCCGGCCGGGAATGTCGGTGACAACGACGGTGCTGGTGAAATGAAGAATTAAGAATGAAGAATGCGGAATGAAAAAGACAGCGTGTTCTCTGTCGCGGCCATTCTTCATTCTGAATTCTTCATTCTTCATTTCTCACGATGCCTAAGCGCGAAGCAGCGGTCAACCCGTGGATCATTGCCGTCTCGGTGATGCTGGGCACCTTCATGGAGGTGCTGGATACCACGGTAGTGAACGTCTCGCTGCCGCACATCGCGGGCAACGTCGGCGCCACCGTGGACGAAGCCACCTGGGTGCTGACGTCTTACCTGGTGGCGAACGCCATCATCCTGCCGATGACCGGCTGGCTCTCCAACCAGTTCGGACGCAAACGAATCCTGCTGACCTCGATCGTCGGTTTCACCGCCGCTTCCGTTCTGTGCGGCATGGCGCCCACACTTCCGTTCCTCATCTTCTTCCGCATCATCCAGGGTGCGACCGGGGGCGGATTGCAACCGCTGTCGCAAGCCATCATGCTGGAGGCGTTCCCGCCGGAAGATCGCGGCAAGGCAATGGCCTTCTGGGGCCTGGGCATCGTGGTAGCGCCGATGCTCGGCCCGGTGCTCGGCGGCTGGATCACTGACAACTACAGCTGGCGCTGGATTTTTTATCTGAACCTTCCCGTTGGACTGGCGGCGGCAATCATGTCGAAGACGTTCATCTTCGACCCCAAGTACATCGGCAGAAAAACGCGCGTGGACTGGTGGGGCATCGGATTTTTGGCGCTCGGCATTGGCGCGCTCCAGGTCCTGCTCGACAAGGGACAGGAAGAAGACTGGTTCTCATCCCATTTCATCCGCTATCTTTTCATCCTGTGCGCCATCGGGCTGGTGTTCTTCATGATTCGTGAACTGCGCGCCCGCCAGCCGATCGTGGACCTGCGCGTATTCAAACTCCGCACCTACGCCACCGGTGTCTTCCTGATGACGGTGCTTGGCTTCGTGCTCTATGGCAGCATCGTGCTGATACCG
Encoded proteins:
- a CDS encoding TolC family protein; amino-acid sequence: MLAFALCSITAMAQGLPGISFPTAPASQTPAATTQPSSTTQTQNPLFGSVPTGQATAEVLPLGALDAIDRGLKYNLALILSEQATTAARGARYKALADVLPTLTGRVGESIQQINLAAFGIPAPASTGPIIGPFAVFDARVLASGAFFDAHALNLVRARGEDINAAQLDMQNVRDLIVLVVGGTYMQALAGEARIVAVEAQLNTAQALYQLALDMKKAGMAPGIDVLRSQVEMQVQQQRLLAARNDFAKQKLGLARIIGLPTGQEFTLTEKIPVTPTAPLTLDQAIERAYRDRPDYRRAQSQVRAAEFNRKAAIGEMLPNGRFNADWGTIGPRPSQSHPTYTTAAAINIPIFQGGKVRGDVMQADALLHQRQASLSDLRGQIEFEVRTSFLDLQSTAEQVKVAQSSVQLAQEALAQSRDRFRAGVANTVEVVQSQEAVAATDENYINSSFAYNVAKLSLARSLGIAERAVKDFLGGKQ
- a CDS encoding HlyD family secretion protein produces the protein MADSNEESRNHQLAVEEAREPFPEEAEEPSARRRARSYFQQHPAAKWVLLLFFAALVIGGILIWRYYAARESTDDAQVDAHIAPISARVGGTVIKVSVDDNMRVKTGDVLVQLDPKDYQVAVAQAKANLADAIAGHRAAQTAIPITHTSTSSSLDMAHANLGASEKEVNAAQARLREAEANYTKAAQDLERMRQLVAKDEVSRQQYDTAVAAEQSARATVDAARAAVASAVSHVTQAQAQVRGAQTAPQQVAVTEARAGAAGANVEQRQAQVDQALLNLEYTTIKAPVDGIVSKRNVEPGQVVQPGQPLTSIVNIGDVWVTANYKETQLEKMRVGQKATIHVDAFNRDYQGHVDSIGGGTGARFSLLPPENATGNYVKVVQRIPVKIVFESGQDLSGLRPGMSVTTTVLVK
- a CDS encoding DHA2 family efflux MFS transporter permease subunit; amino-acid sequence: MPKREAAVNPWIIAVSVMLGTFMEVLDTTVVNVSLPHIAGNVGATVDEATWVLTSYLVANAIILPMTGWLSNQFGRKRILLTSIVGFTAASVLCGMAPTLPFLIFFRIIQGATGGGLQPLSQAIMLEAFPPEDRGKAMAFWGLGIVVAPMLGPVLGGWITDNYSWRWIFYLNLPVGLAAAIMSKTFIFDPKYIGRKTRVDWWGIGFLALGIGALQVLLDKGQEEDWFSSHFIRYLFILCAIGLVFFMIRELRARQPIVDLRVFKLRTYATGVFLMTVLGFVLYGSIVLIPIFLQTLLGYPSLQAGWAMLPRGLGAFIAMPFIGVLMSKIEPRKLLFVGFLVAAYSMWDLGSINLNAGYWDVFWPQFIQGVSMGFLFVPLTTITHDPVPKERMGNATSLFNLMRNIGGSVGIAMVTTIVARHTQTNTNVLGANVTAFSPAAQQMIAAARAGFIAKGMDAYTAGRQAYAAVFGMVQQQAAMVSFVSAFRLLGIMFLCVIPLILLMKRPRHTAGPAAMH